A genomic stretch from Thauera sp. GDN1 includes:
- the gcvH gene encoding glycine cleavage system protein GcvH, giving the protein MSKVPSTLKYTKSHEWIRVEDDGTLTIGVTDHAQEALGDIVFLELPEAGRSLNAGEACAVIESVKAASDIYAPVTGEVVANNQDAIDAPEGVNADAYATWLFKLKPANAADVAALMDAAAYEAEIAQA; this is encoded by the coding sequence ATGAGCAAGGTCCCCAGCACCCTCAAGTACACCAAGTCCCACGAATGGATCCGCGTCGAGGACGACGGCACGCTGACCATCGGCGTCACCGACCACGCCCAGGAAGCCCTCGGCGACATCGTCTTCCTCGAGCTGCCCGAAGCCGGCCGCAGCCTCAACGCCGGCGAAGCCTGCGCGGTGATCGAGTCGGTCAAGGCCGCCTCCGACATCTACGCACCGGTCACCGGTGAAGTGGTCGCCAACAACCAGGACGCGATCGACGCCCCCGAAGGCGTCAACGCCGACGCCTACGCCACCTGGCTGTTCAAGCTCAAGCCGGCCAACGCCGCCGACGTCGCCGCGCTGATGGACGCCGCGGCCTATGAAGCGGAAATCGCCCAGGCCTGA